A DNA window from Arachis duranensis cultivar V14167 chromosome 3, aradu.V14167.gnm2.J7QH, whole genome shotgun sequence contains the following coding sequences:
- the LOC107479418 gene encoding sucrose synthase, with protein MALTRSHSLKERLDETLAGQRNEILALLARIEAKGKGILQHHQVIAEFEEIPEEKRQKLYDGAFGEVLRSTQEAIVLPPFVALAVRLRPGVWEYLRVNVHALVVDELRPAEYLKFKEELVDGSSNGNFVLELDFEPFNASFPRPTLNKSIGNGVEFLNRHLSAKLFHGKESMQPLLEFLRLHSYNGKTMMLNDRIQNLNSLQHVLRKAEDYLVTLAPETPYSVFEHKFQEIGLERGWGDTAERVLEMIQLLLDLLEAPDPCTLETFLGRIPMVFNVVILSPHGYFAQDNVLGYPDTGGQVVYILDQVRALENEMLNRIKKQGLDITPRILILTRLLPDAVGTTCGQRLEKVFGTEHCHILRVPFRTEKGIVRKWISRFEVWPYLETYTEDAAHELAKELKGKPDLIVGNYSDGNIVASLLAHKLGVTQCTIAHALEKTKYPESDIYWKKFDDKYHFSCQFTADLFAMNHTDFIITSTFQEIAGSKDTVGQYESHTHFTLPGLYRVVHGIDVFDPKFNIVSPGADMSIYFPYTETERRLTSFHPEIEELLYSNVENEEHICVLKDRTKPIIFTMARLDRVKNITGLVEWYGKNARLRELVNLVVVAGDRRKESKDLEEKAEMKKMYGLIETYKLNGQFRWISSQMNRVRNGELYRVICDTKGAFVQPAIYEAFGLTVVEAMTCGLPTFATCNGGPAEIIVNGKSGYHIDPYHGDRAAEILVDFFEKSKADPSHWDKISQGGLKRIHEKYTWQIYSDRLLTLTGVYGFWKHVTNLDRRESKRYLEMFYALKYRMLAESVPLAVE; from the exons ATGGCTTTGACTCGCTCTCACTCTCTCAAAGAGAGGCTCGATGAGACTCTCGCTGGACAGAGGAATGAGATTTTGGCCCTTCTTGCTAG GATCGAGGCTAAGGGCAAGGGAATCCTGCAGCACCACCAGGTCATTGCTGAGTTTGAAGAAATCCCTGAAGAGAAGAGGCAGAAGCTATATGATGGTGCCTTTGGAGAAGTTCTGAGATCTACTCAg GAAGCTATAGTGCTGCCACCATTTGTTGCTTTGGCAGTTCGTCTAAGGCCTGGTGTTTGGGAGTACCTGCGCGTGAATGTGCACGCGCTCGTTGTTGATGAGTTACGTCCTGCTGAGTACCTCAAGTTCAAGGAAGAGCTTGTTGATGGCAG TTCCAACGGCAACTTTGTGCTTGAGTTggactttgagccttttaacgCATCTTTCCCCCGCCCAACACTTAACAAGTCAATTGGGAATGGCGTTGAGTTCCTTAACCGCCACCTTTCCGCTAAGCTTTTCCATGGCAAGGAGAGCATGCAGCCATTGCTGGAGTTCCTAAGGCTTCATAGTTACAATGGAAAG ACTATGATGTTGAATGACAGGATTCAAAACCTGAATTCTCTTCAACATGTTCTGAGAAAGGCAGAGGACTATCTGGTTACACTTGCTCCCGAAACACCCTACTCAGTATTCGAGCACAAATTCCAGGAGATTGGTTTGGAGAGAGGGTGGGGTGACACCGCCGAGCGTGTCCTCGAGATGATCCAGCTTCTCCTGGATCTCCTCGAGGCACCTGACCCTTGTACCCTGGAGACATTCCTTGGAAGGATCCCTATGGTCTTCAATGTGGTGATCCTTTCTCCCCATGGTTACTTTGCTCAAGACAATGTCTTGGGATACCCTGATACTGGTGGCCAG GTTGTTTACATCTTGGATCAAGTTCGTGCATTGGAGAATGAGATGCTCAACCGCATCAAGAAACAAGGCTTGGACATCACACCTCGCATTCTCATT CTCACCCGGCTTCTCCCTGATGCCGTTGGAACTACTTGCGGCCAACGTCTTGAGAAGGTATTCGGCACTGAACATTGCCACATTCTTCGAGTTCCCTTTAGAACAGAGAAAGGAATTGTTCGCAAATGGATCTCAAGATTCGAAGTCTGGCCCTACCTAGAAACTTACACTGAg GATGCTGCTCATGAACTTGCCAAAGAGTTGAAAGGCAAGCCAGATCTGATTGTTGGAAACTACAGTGATGGAAACATTGTTGCCTCTCTGTTAGCACACAAATTGGGTGTAACTCAG TGTACCATTGCTCATGCACTTGAGAAGACCAAATATCCAGAATCTGACATTTACTGGAAGAAATTTGATGACAAATATCACTTCTCATGCCAATTCACAGCTGATCTTTTTGCCATGAACCACACAGATTTCATCATCACCAGTACCTTCCAAGAAATTGCTGGAAG CAAGGACACTGTTGGACAATATGAGAGCCACACTCACTTCACCCTTCCTGGACTCTACCGTGTTGTCCACGGCATTGATGTCTTCGATCCAAAGTTTAACATTGTCTCTCCCGGTGCCGACATGAGCATTTACTTCCCATACACCGAAACCGAGCGCAGGTTGACATCCTTCCACCCGGAGATTGAAGAGCTACTGTATAGCAATGTAGAGAACGAGGAGCACAT ATGTGTACTGAAGGATCGTACCAAGCCAATTATCTTCACCATGGCGAGGTTGGACCGTGTGAAGAACATCACAGGACTTGTTGAGTGGTACGGCAAGAACGCCCGCCTTAGGGAGCTTGTGAACCTTGTCGTGGTCGCTGGAGACAGGCGGAAGGAGTCCAAGGACTTGGAAGAGAAAGCTGAGATGAAGAAGATGTATGGCCTCATTGAGACTTACAAGCTAAACGGCCAATTCAGGTGGATCTCCTCACAAATGAACAGAGTGAGGAATGGAGAGCTTTACCGTGTGATCTGTGACACCAAAGGTGCCTTCGTGCAGCCTGCGATCTACGAAGCGTTCGGTCTGACAGTTGTTGAGGCCATGACTTGTGGATTGCCAACATTTGCAACTTGCAATGGTGGTCCTGCTGAGATCATTGTCAATGGAAAATCGGGCTACCATATTGATCCTTACCATGGTGATCGCGCAGCTGAGATTCTTGTTGATTTCTTCGAGAAGAGCAAGGCTGATCCATCTCACTGGGACAAGATCTCTCAGGGTGGTCTCAAGCGTATTCATGAGAA GTATACGTGGCAAATTTACTCCGACCGCCTGCTGACTCTCACTGGAGTCTACGGCTTCTGGAAGCATGTGACCAACCTTGACCGCCGCGAGAGCAAGCGTTACCTTGAGATGTTCTATGCCCTCAAATACCGCATGCTG GCTGAGTCTGTGCCCCTTGCTGTCGAGTAA